The following nucleotide sequence is from Capra hircus breed San Clemente chromosome 16, ASM170441v1, whole genome shotgun sequence.
tgtccatcaccatctcccggagttcactcagactcacgtccatcgagtccgtgatgccatccagccatctcatcctctgtcgtccccttctcctcctgcccccaatccctcccagcatcagagtcttttccaatgagtcaactcttcgcatgaggtgtccgaagtactggagcttcagctttagcatcattccttccaaagaaatcccagggttgatctccttcagaatggactggttggatctccttgcagtccaagggactctcaagaatcttctccaacaccacagttcaaatgcatcacaCCACAGCCTCTCCTAAATTAAACCTCTGGCTCCAGAAAATTACTCTAGAGAACATAACAAAGCAATTTTTCATTCCACACTTTTAGCAACACAGATTTTAAAGACTATTCCCAAAATgcccctaaatattcattggaaggactgatgctgaagctccaatattctggccacctgatgtgaagagccgactcattggaaaagaccctgatgctgggaactgagggcaagaggagaagggggcagcagaggatgagatggttggatggcatcaccaactcaatggacaagagtttgcaaactccgggagatggtgaaggatagggaagcctggcatgctgcagtctatggggcggCAGAggctgacatgacttagcgactgaacaacaacaaaaataccccTAGAATTCAGTTACCATAGAATACCTATCTTCCTCAAAATGTTTCATCTTTACCATGTTAACATTAGGTGACCAGACATTAAATGAAGGAAATTCACAACTTAAGTGGAGagattattttccaaagtttatagGTGAACTGAGTTAATAGTATTTACAATTTAAGTGCattttttttcatagaaacatTGTTACAAATACTAGTTAGGTTCCCAGCCTCCAAAGACTATCTAATAGGTAGCCAACCTGAAATAGCAGTATATATTTCAGATTTCTCAAACTGGGGTAATATAGGAGCAGGGATTATGTAGCAGGGAAAACTCAAAACCACAGGATAAAGGTGACCCTCTGGGACTATCCATTTTATTcagtagtggtggtttagtcgctaagtagtgtccaactcttgcaaccccacagactacagcccgccaggctcctctgtccatggaattctccaggcaagaatactggagtgggttgccatttccttctccaggggatctttgagatccagggatcaaacccaggtctcctgcactgcaggcagattctttactgactgagccaccagggaagcttttttaattttaattcagtgATAAACATTTTTTCCCCACACCGTGGCATgcagatccccaaccagggattgaacctggggaccctgcattggaagtttagagttcttaaccactggaccaccagggagtcctgCTTAGTGATAAACTttaaaacaggattttttttttaatggaacattTTGACaatgtaaaattaagaaaacagacaAGTCTTCAAAGAAAATCTGCACTTGAATTAGCTCAGAGTTCTTTGGAGGAAATCTAAGGAGTGCTGGTAAACACCCCTGAGCACTGTAGAAGAGGAAACATCTCTAAGTAAAGCCTCTGACAGTCTTGCTCAGAGAGCATCAGCTGACAGCCTCTACAGACTCCTTTACCCAAAAGATGAGTCCTTCCTTGTGCAGCTGACAGTCTAAGTGGTGCCCACATCTCTGCCCCGTgtgtacgtgctaagtcacttcagtcatgtcctaccctttgtgaccccatggactgtagcctgccaggttcctccgtccatgggattctctaggcaagaatactggtgtgggttgccacgcccttcttgAAGGGATTTTCCCTACTTAGgtgtcgaacctgggtctcttacgtctcctgcattggcaggcgggttctttaacactgtgccacctgggatgcctaCTTCTCTGCCCCAGGGCCCAGCAAAAGGAAGTAGGCTTCTCAACTATAAAAAACACACAGTACCTGAAAACTTAATGTGTTACAATGCTAAATAgctctaatttcatttttatttctagtatttaaAATTTGTCATTGTCTTTTCCTACAGCTAACACAGAAATGAGGAGGAAGCTCACAGCTGGAGACTTGCTACTGGCATCTGGTGGGTAGAGGCGAGGGATGCCACTAAACACCCTACAGTGCACTGGGCAGCCCCCACCAGAGTGAGGAAATCATCCAgcccaaaatgtcaacagtgctgaGGTGGAAAAACTCTGATCTATGTTGATAAACTCTATGTTCAAATCAAATAACTGTTTGTCTACTAATTTACATTTTGGTGTCTCCCTTTGTAATATAAAAGACTcacatttaaaacaaagaagaagagggacttccttggtccagtgcttaagacgccatgcttccgatgcagggggtgtgggtttaatccttggtcagggaactaagatcccacaagccccacggcatggtttaaaaaaaaaaaagaagaagaagagaaatggcaaggggtttccttggtggtctactgattaagaatctgcctgctaattgagggaacatgggttcgatccctggtccaggaagatcccacatgccctggagcaactaagcccgttcatcacaactacagagcctgtgcgcctagggcctgtgctttgcaacaagagaagccatctcaaTGAGAAGACCTTGTATGGAAACTTGAGAAAGCCCaggcgcagcaatgaagacccagagcagccaaaaataaaataaaataataaatcttaaaaaaaaaaaaagatggcaagTAAAGGCAGTAAATGTATTTCACAGGagacttggggtgggggtgggcgcaGGGCACAAGTAAGGGGCAACCACCTGAATCAACGATGATAAGACGCAGGAGCCGTCAGTATCCCATATATTATCCTGATCCCTTTCGGCCAAGTTGAAGATGCTAAGCGGTTTTTAGGGACTCATATACACAGGAATAGGCAAGATTTAGAGCCTGCCCTCTGAGAACCTACTGCTTTAATTCATTCAGAATATTCATCGAAGAAACAAAGAGCTATAGGAGAAAGGTGAAAAGTATGGGGTGTGGGAGAGGCTGGCACCAAATCAGAAGTGGGAGCAAATTAGAAAGCTTTAGCCCTTTCAGGCCTTCGTCATTCAAATTGCTTCATAAAAGCAATTCGCTGCAATTGTTTTCAATTACCTGTGGAACTAATTGAAGAGAGGAGCATAAATCACCTGTAAAAGCTAACACTTTACCAGCTGAAAGCCAGTCACACACACTTTTCAAGGAGCGTGTGTCTCACTTGTCACCAGCAGGCAAATGCAGGGCTGATGGGGCCATGGGCTGTATTATCCCGACACCCACGCACTGCCCCACAAAGCACAAAGCAGCCCAGCCCGCGCCCAGCCTCACCCCCCAGCACCACACCACCTGCAGAAAGTCTTAAAAGCAAGCGCACCATGCACAGAATCCTGGAGACATGACTCACACCTTTTTAACCTGGAACTGAATAACTTTACTTCCCTTAACGACAAATACGAGGAAAACTTCAAAAAATGCCCAATCAAGTCTGAATGGACATGATTAAAGCAGATGTTCCATTCTTAGAGAATCATGATTAGAGACTGAGTCTCCACAAAACATGGGGCGGGTAGGGGTTCAAGCTTCCCTGAAATTCACCACCAGATGGGGAGCATCAAAACACGGAAACAAGCCCAGACAATCAAGCTCTCTACCCACCTTGCAAACATTTCAAGGTCTTTGGcaaaattttctgaaagagaaaaagagacgtGCTTTAATTAGCCTATCTCAACCTTAATTCAGAAGCAGAAAAGTGAAATCTCAATGTCTACAGTAAGTATAGTGACTACTACAAATCCTTTTGAAAGTGAGAGGAGGCCCTTCGGGAGGCTCCAATGCTGGATTCATTATGACCTCTGTGTCCTGCCTGCCACCTCCACCCTTCGTTACAAACCTCTGGTAATTGTGGCTACACCTCTCCTCCCTAGAAACTATCCCTTAATTTTAAATTGTGCTAGGAGTTAGGGCTTGTGAAGACATTCATCTCCCCTGAAGTCAAGCAAATACCAGCTGTCAAACTGTGGGTGATATAAAAAAAGTTATAAAGCAATGAAACAAAAAACTAATGTCCAAGGACTTCCCCTGGCGGCCCAGCGGTTAGGAATcggccttccagtgcaggggacacagcttctatgcctggtcagggaactgagatcccacatgaaagaaagtgaaagtgttagctgctcagtcatgtcctgctctctgtgaccccatggactgtagcccaccaggctcctctgtccatgggattctccaggcaagaatgctggagtgagttgccatctccttctccgggggatcttctcaacccagggattgaacctgtgtctcccgcattgcaggcagattctttaccatctgagccaccaggaaagcccccaagattccacatgccaccagGCAACTAAGCCAgaatgccacaacgaagacccggaacagccaaaattaaataaataaatagggcaGCCGGTCCTAgcccttgttttttaaaaaaagtaatattctgggtggtttaaaacaataaaataaaggtGCTGATGCCCCCGTTAgtgtaacagaaagaaaaaatatatacatcttgtaatagaaaaaaatatagctCTTCCCATAAACTGAATCTTACAACCAATAGAAGAAACATTTCATGGATGATGTCCAGTGATAATGTTCTCTGTCTGTTGGTGAGATATGCCACGGCACCCACCCGCATTTCTCCCAGGCAAAATCAACCTCCAGGCTTTCCACACACCCAAAGGAAAACCAGAGCTGCGTACCACACTGTCCAAAGGTCACCTCTGAGATCGCTGCAATGGTTTGCTTGCTGAACTGCATGTCTTTGTCTGACGAAACTTCCTCACAAAGACAACCAACCGTGTAGTGAACTGCTGCCTTTAGCCTCTGAAGTAAAATCAAAACACTTCATGGGTAAGACTGCAAATAAGAGCTCTTCACATCTTAAAAAATGAAGACCAAGAAGTGGGTCTGCTCAGCCTGAATTCCTTCAGCACTTTCCATAACGGCTGAGTGACTTTTCCAGTGTACTAATAAATCAATGGGGCCTCTGGAATGTGACTTGTAGAAACATCATTTCCTAGTTAATGGTGATGATTTAGGTGAAGTAAAGATAAGGAAAAATGATGGCAGGTTAGCGGGGAGAGAAGGCAGACTGGTATCTGGGAGGTGCCCGTATAACTTTCCTCAGTTATTCCACACTTACGTGCCAAGCGCCTACTGGGTGAAGGTGTGTGCTAACACGTTAGTACTAATATGTGCTACCTGAATGTTACTGACCCGAGATAtttcaatattcacttacataacaaatcGCTGGCCACAAGCATCAGTTTCTGCGAAAAAATCCCCTGGTCAATAATATGCCAGGTATCTGGGGAACGcagtggaaaaagaaagagatttttgCCCCTAGATGGAATTTAACCAAGCAAATACAGAAGGACTGGTCCCTGTGCTTCAAGTCCTTGCCAGTCCCAGTCCTGCACAAAACAAAGGATGAATGTCAGGACAACACTGGGGAAGGCTCCCGAAGGAGGATCACTGGATCCTCCTCTGATTtactggtttgctagcccacctCAACAGGACCCTCACTGCTCCTTAGCAACACCTTCCAGGGCTGGAAAACACTTCTTCCCCACGCAGAAGAGTAAAGAAACGAAACAAGCCACGCCAAGGTCTCGGTCTCCTGTCAACGAGCTTGCTGAGCCCTGGGTGCGCGCCTGCTGGGGGACGGAGCTGAACTGCATGAGCTGACAGCTGAACCCGAGTCAGCGTCACCTCTACCAGCAGGTGCTCGTGGCAGAGGCAAGACAAGGAGGGactgcaaaaacaatacccagtccATGGGCTCCGAGGGGAGGCCAGACAGACAGGAAAGGGACCTACCTTCCTTAGTTTCAGATGTCACAAGAGCAGGTAAGTGCAAAGTGTCAGTGGAAGGAGACAGAGACCACCACCCTGGGAGGGATAAAGACCCTCCAaagtcatcttttttctttttttttaattttaatttttacttttactttataatactgtattggctttgccatacattgacatgaatccgccacaggtgtacatgagttcccaatcctgaaccccctcccacctcccaccccatatcatctctctggatcatccccgtgcaccagccccaagcatcctgtatcctgtatcgaacacagactggcgattcgtttcttacatgatagtatacatgtttcagtgcaaaGTCATCTTTTTTTTAGGTATGTGTAGAGGTGcggttgaggaaggctttcttatctctccttgctattctttggaagcctgcattcagatgcttatatctttccttttctctttagtttttcgctcctcttcttttcacagctatttgtaaggcctccccagacagccattttgcttttttgcatttcttttccatggggatggtcttgatccctgtcttctgtacaatgtcacaaacctctgtccatagttcatcaggcactctatcagatctattcccttaaatctacttctcacttccactgtataatcataagggatttgatttaggtcatacctgaatggtctagcagttttccctactttcttcaatttcagtctgaatttggcaataaggagttcatgatctgagccacagttagctcccagtcttgtttttgatgactgtatagagcttctccatctttgggtgcaaagaatataatcaatctgattttggtgtcgaccatctggtgatgtccatgtgtagagtcttcccttgtgttgttggaagagggtgtttgctatgaccagtgcgttctcttggcaacactctattagcctttgccctgcttcattctgtactccaaggccaaatttgcctgttactccaggtgtatcctgacttcctacttttgcattccagtcccctataataaaaaggacatctttttggggtgttagttctaaaaggtcttgtaggtcttcataggaccgtTCAACaccagcctcttcagcattactggttagggcgtagacttggattaccatgatattgaatggtttgccttggaaacaaacagagatcattctgtcgtttttgagattgcatccaagtactgcattttggactctcttgttgaccatgatggctactccatttcttctaagggattcctgcccacaatactagatataatggtcatctaagttaaattcacccattccagtccattttaattcgctgattcctagaatgttggcattcactcttgccatctcctgtttgaccacttccaatttgccttgattcatggacctaacattccaggttcctatgcaatactgctctttacagcatcggaccttgcttccatcaccagtcacatccacaactgggtattgtttttgctttggctccatcccttcattctttctggagttatttctccactgatctccagtagcatattgggcccttaccgacctagggagttcctctttcaatatcctatcagtttgccttttcatactgttcatggagttctcaggcAAGaccactgaagtggtttgccacttctccagtggaccacattctgtcagacttctccaccatgacccgtctgtcttgggtggccccacacggtatggcttagcttcattgagttagacaaggctgcggtccatgtgatcagattggctagttttctgtgattatgttttcagtgtgtctgccctctgatgccctcttgcaacacctactgacttacttgggtttctcttaacttggaTGTGGGttagccttcctcagcgatcaatgcaaagaaatagaggaaaacaacagaatgggaaagactagagatctcttcaagaaaattacagataccaatggaatatttcatgcaaagataggctcaataaaggacagaaatggtatggacctgacagaagcagaagatattaagaagaggtggcaagaatacacagaagaaagtacaaaaaagatcttcacgacccagataatcatgatggtgtgatcactcacctagaggcagactcctggaatgtgaagtcaagtaggccttagaaagcatcactatgaacaaacctagtgggggtgatggaattccagttgagctatttcaaatcctgaaagatgatgctgtgaaagtgctgcactcaatatgccagcagatttggaaaactcagcagtggccacaggactggaaaaggtcagttttcattccaattccaaagaaaggcaatgccaaagaatgctcaaactaccacacaattgcactcatctcacacactagtaaagtgatgctcaaaattctccaagccaggcttcagcaatacgttgaaacatgaacttccagatgttcaagctggttttagaaaaggcagaggaaccagagatcaaattgccaacatccgctggatcatggaaaaagcaagagagttccagagaaacatctatttctgctttattgactatgccaaagcctttgactgtgtggatcacaataaactgtggaaaattctgaaagagatgggaatacatgaccacctgacctgcctcttgagaaacccatatgcaggtcaggaagcaacagttagaactggacatggaacaacagactggttccaaataggaaaaggagtacgtcaaggctgtatactgtcaccctgcttatttaacttctatgcagagtacatcatgagaaacgctgggctggaagaagcacaagctggaatcaagattgccaggagaaatatcaataaccttagatatgcagatgacaccacccttatggtagaaagtgaagaggaactaaaaaaaacctcttgatgaaagtgaaagagaagagtgaaaaagttggctgaaagctcaacattcagaaaacgaagatcatggcatctggtcccatcacttcatgagaaatagatggggaaacagtggaaacagtgtcagactttattttcgggggctccaaaatcactgcagatggtgactgcagccatgaaattcaaagacgcttactccttggaaggaaagttatgaccaacctagatagcctattaaaaagaagagacattactttgctaacaaaggtccatctaatcaaggctattgtttttcctgtggccatgtatggatgtgagagttggactatgaagaaagctgagcaccgaagaactgtggtgttggagaagactcttgagagtcccttggactgcaaggagatccaaccagtccatccttaaggagatcagtcctgggtgttcattggaaggactgatgctgaagctgaaactccaatactttggccacctcatgggaagagctgactcattggaaagaccttgatgctgggagggattgggggcaggaggaaaaggggacaaccgaggatgagatggctggttggcatcaccacttgaaggacgtgagtctgagtgaactcaggagttggtgatggacagggagacctggtgtgctgcgatttatggggtcgcaaagagtcggacacggctgagcaactgaactgaactgaactgcctgaaGTCATgcctgtgtgcgctcagttgccaagtcatgtccgactctgcgatccatggactatatatagcccaccaggctcttctatccacaagattctccaggtaagaatactggagtgggacgccatttcctcctccaggggatcttccccacccagggatggaacccaggactcctgtaggtctcttgccttgcaggtggattttttaccaatgagccactggCTAGGGTCAGAGGTTAAGTCCATAGACTCTAAATTCCTCAAGGGCAGGATCCTTCAGTACTGTTCATGGCTGTCCACCCAGTGCCAAGAACACCTGGCTGAGTGAACAGTGGGATCCTCCATCAGGTCACCACTGCACAGAGGATGAGGTTCAAATTTCTCAGTCCATCTTTGCAGCCTGACTCACTTATTCAGTAAGCATTTATTGTCTGTTGAGAGCTAGGCTCTGTACTAGGGGATGAGAACACAAAACTCAAAAGAACAGTCCCTGCTCTCAAAGAGTTTATCTCCCACATCTTTGCCATGAATGGACTCTTCGAAACTACCAATGTCATGAAACCCAAAGGAGGTGGAGAACCGTTCCAGGAGAGACCAAAGCCAGGACTAGACACAATGCATGATCCCCAACTGGATCCTGGGTGAAGGAAAAAAAGACCATGAAAGAATATCTTTGGGACAACTGGGGAAAACTGAATATGGATTCATATTAGATAATAGGATTTTATTAATTATCAAGCCTCTTGAATGTGATCAGAATTATGACCTTGGAAGAACCATGTTAAAGCATTAAAATTTAAAGGTGAAGCATCAAGTGTATTTAATTCTCAAATAATTTAGAGAAAAGAAGGGAGCAAATACAGCAAAATGTTAACTGGTTAATCTAGGTGAGGGGCACATGGGTGATGAATGGGCTAATTTGCAACCTTTTCTGAAGGCTCGAACTTCAAAATAAAGGGAGACAGTGGGTAAACAGCCTCTGAAATTTAGGAAGCGCCCCTTTCCTGACCTCATTCTCAATTCTCTTCGGTTAAGCCTCTGAGATTCTTGGTTTTTCTCACGACTCTCCCACACGGTATTTATTCGCGGTGCTAAGTGAAGGACTGAATACCAGCAACTACGCCGAGAGCTGGTTATTATCACCCTGATTTTTCCATCTAGGAAAATGAGTTCGGGGAGAGTCAACACAACACTCTGTGCGGAGTCGAGATTCGAACCCACATCCGATGGGTTCCGGGGCCGTCTCCTCCCCCGCAGGATGGACCCACCGATTCGAGGAGCCAACATTTTTAGAGCTCGTGCTGCGTGCCTCAGAACAACCCTGTCCGAGGAGACTGAGCCTGTCACAAAGCCAGAGGGGCCTCCGCCGCCGGACTCCCGGTGCACGGCAGGTATCTTCCCCGAATCTTCCCTCTCACTCAGCCACCCCAAGCTCCGACCCGCTAAACCTAGGAAACCGTCTCCCAGCACCCCCCGCGGCAGCCGGGTCGGCTCATGCGCAGGCGCCAGAGGCCGGAGGCGGCCGAGCTCGACTTCCGACCTGGGGCCTCGGTAGGAAGACGAGGCTGGGCTGAGGCGGCGCCTTTTTCCCCGCAGAATCTCGACGCCGTCCTTCCCCAGCCCCGCCAGGACCCCATTCTCCTGTACCTGTCGGTAAGAGAAGCTTTGCTGCTCCTCGGACCACTCCTCCTCCTCCGTCATCACCACGGGCGGATCCTGGCAGGCGCGCCAGGACAGAAAGACGCGGCCGCCTGGGAGATCTGGTGGGATTTTCCCGCCGCCGGGCCGGGCGACGGGCCGCGCTGGGGGCCAAAGCGCGAAGCTGCCGGCTGCCTCGCCCGCCCCCTGGCGGCGACTCTGGGAAGGGGGCCTCACAGCGCGCCTGCGCCCGCCTGGCCCCAGCCAAGCTCCCCGGGGACCTCAGGCCCAACTCTGCGCCCCGCACAGTTGTCAACACCAGTTCTCAGAAACAGTGTGTGTAGGGACAAGGGTTCGCAAGTCGATTGTAAATTCCATGCGACTGCAACCTCGACATGCCTTGCCAAATCTAGTGTGAGTTTTTTATAATTCTATAGTGTCACAAAGTCAGATCACTGGTAAGTGTTTGATTTCTATCCCCTTCAGCGAAAAGTTTCTCACCCCATTGCCGTTGCCAAAGGAATATAGTTTTGACCCAAGTGTTAGCTGATTTTCCTTTATGTTAAGAATTAAGGGACTTACCAGGactccctggcggtccaatggctaagattccttacttccactgcagggggtgcggaTTTAATCCCTGGTGTGGGAGCTAAGAACCCGCATGCCAGGCggccatgaatttaaaaaaaaaaaaaaaaaacacggaagtaagggacttccctggtggtccatccAGTGGAGTTCAATCCCGGGgacaggagctaagatcccacatgccttgtggcaaaaagagaaaacagaagcactatttttaccaactgagctatcagggaagccctataataaattcagtgaagacttaaaaaaaaaaagaagtgaaaaatagcGAAACCTAACAGATCTGCACTGCTTCCAAACTTTCTTCAACTGAAGAAAGTTTTCCTCCTTCCCAGCTTCACTCTTTAAGTTTCACTCATTTTTGGATGATGTGAGGAAGAAACTTCtctactgaactgaataatagtgTCAAGTACTGGAAGAATATTTCCTCAACTTATGCTATTCATGCTACAAAGGGTACAGACACCATGCACATTCAAGTTCAATCTGCATTATTAACATCCACCTCCCCCCCCCACTTCCGTAAGCAGTCAACAAGGAATTAAACCCTGATTTGCAGGTTTCcttggtgtaaatactcccactaTTGCCAGATTTCAAGCAACCAGTATGAAGAAGCTGAACTCAGCATTTGTTACAAACTAGACtatgatgcattggagaaggaaatggcaacccactccagtgttcttgcctggagaatcccagggataggggagcctggtgggctgccatctatggggaacTAaagacagagtcagacacgactgaagcgacttagcagcagcagcagactgtttgactcattggaaaagaccctgatgctgggaaagattgaaggcaggagaaggggacaacagaggatgagttggcaggatggtgtcaccgactcgatggacatgagtttgagcaagctccggcagttggtgatggtcagggaagcctggtgtgctgcagtccacggtgtcacagagtcagacacaactgagcgactgaactgaactgagacctgtttgagagttgggccataaagaaggctgagcaccgaagaattgatgcttttgaactgtggtgctggagaatactcttgagagtcccttggattgcaagatcaaactagtcaatcctaaaggaaatcaatcctcaatattcattgaaggacggatgctgaagctgaagctccaatactttggccacctgatgagaagaactgactcattggaaaagaccctgatgctggggaagatcgaaggcagtagaagaaggggacaacgaaggatgaaatggctagatggcatcaccaactcaatgaacatgagtttgagcaggctctgggagatggtgaaggacaggaaagcctggcgtgctgcagtgcagtccatgagatcacgaagagtcagacatgactgagtgactaaacaacaacaggcttGTTTGCCCCACAGGCAGCAGGCCTGACACTGAAGTTTGCAGCAGAGAAAGAGTTTGCTGATGAGGTCATCACGAAAGGAGAACAAATCACAGATCCAACTCTGAGGGCCACAGGCTTGAGATAGTAATGGTAAAAAAAAgcgtgggggagggggggtgtcctcagtcatccagtggttaaaacagtTAAGACTccgtcttgcaatgcagggggggtgcaggttccatccctggcaggggaact
It contains:
- the LOC102187615 gene encoding centromere protein S produces the protein MTEEEEWSEEQQSFSYRQRLKAAVHYTVGCLCEEVSSDKDMQFSKQTIAAISEVTFGQCENFAKDLEMFARHAKRSTVNTEDVKLLARRSHSLLKYITEKNEDIAQLNLERKAKKKKKLEDENRNSVELAEAGVEESEN